Below is a window of Humulus lupulus chromosome 2, drHumLupu1.1, whole genome shotgun sequence DNA.
ATTTGCTTATGACTTTTAATCCAAGTAATGCTTGGAATATTATAAATCTCAAGCCTTATAACTAGATTCCATTTCCAAAAGAACTTTTGTTGCTTTATAAGTCATAAATTTATCATTTTAGGTTAATGTTTTAAAGGTATACGACATGGGGTGGAAGATTGCCTCACAGACCTGTAGAAGACCTTGCATTTGCAGTCGCACGCTTTTACCAACGTGGAGGGAGCTTTCAGAACTACTATATGGTATGGTAAAATTGGCTTTGCACCGGCCGAATATCTGAAGCCAAATTTTCACTTTCAGGGTATATTGGAGAATTTAAATAGTGATGTGGATATTTTTCACGTTAACATTTTTGTTCAAATTGGTTATGTTTATTTTGTCTATCATATTTGAAACTTTCTTTGGGATAAAATAAAATTCTGGGTGGCAACCTGGGTATATAATATTAAAGGTTTTGAGGGAGTTTCTTTCTTAGATTTAGTGAGGGATTGGAAAACTTCTGCAAGCAAATTTTATCTTGTTTTTCCATTTTTAATTGTACTTTGGCTACTTTCAGGGTTTCATGATTCACTTTTATGATGCAAACATGAACCTGATACTTTGTAATGTATTCTAATGATTAATACAAAGTttcatttctttaaataaaaaagaatcatATTTTGTGTCGTCAAggtcagatatatatatatattttttttcattcttaATTATATGTACATTCTGCTGTTTGACTTGTCATCTATGTGGTTTCAGTACTTTGGTGGAACAAACTTTGGTCGAACTTTCGGCGGACCGTTCTATATTACTAGTTATGATTATGATGCTCCAATTGATGAATATGGTCAGTgacttttcattatttttctgagttttatttgtattttttgtttatcTATTTGAGGAAGGAGTGATTTCCATATAAATATTCTAAATTGGAAGGAATATAAGTGCAAAAATATTTAGATTATAAAGCATGTTTTTTCATTTTGTAGGCTTATTGAGTGAGCCTAAATGGTCCCAGAAGATGTGAGAGCTCCATTGCGACACTATATTTTGGTAAGTCATTTCACAATATTAcatttatatttgtaatatttataattaatattgttttatgttataggaACATTTTGACATCAACTTGAATGATGAGACAACTAAAAAATGCATTGATGAGCAAATGAGAAAATCTTGGAAGGGTCATAAGTACAAGCTGCACTTATATTTCAAAGAAATTGGAGGAGAAAATGATCTTGAGATGGCCAAGAGCAAACGTCATCCAGACTTAAAAGAAGAACATCAAGAAGATTGGATGATTTTGTGTGATCGTTGGTGTTCTCTTGAATTTAAGGTAACATTTTTTATCATAATATTGCTATTATGATAGGAACAAGAGACCCGACATACTATTTACATATTACTATTGTTCTTAACATCTAGCTTTTTGCTATTTTTTCTGTTTTATTGAATTTATATTATTGTATGTTTCCATGATTGTCCACAAATGTCAAAATACTGCTTAattttgaaatattgtattggcTATAGATGACCTCTTTGTTGAAATTTTTGTCTTTCTTTGACTGTGACACCCAATCAGTTGTTGTGTTTATTTCATTTTGGTTGTGGGAATGAAGTTTTTTCTGACTATGTAGTTGATGTAGTTAAGGTGTTTGGttaaatgtttgaatgaaaaAATGAAAGCTAATGTTATTGTTTTGGCATCATCTACTCTTTCTAGTATTTTGTTTTGTATTTGATTTACAGAATTTAGTGTTAAACTGTTCaataaagtttgtaataaatagacATTGTGTTGTTCAAAAGAAAAGGTTGTGTAAAAGTTTTTCTAATAAATTGTATTTGGATTTATTTCTTCAGGAAAGAGCATTAAAGAATACTACCAATCGATCAAAGAGGAAATGGGAGTCGAAAAATGGTCCAGTCTCCACACCACGACATCACATTCGACGTGGAATGGTGTTAACTTCTCCTACCGGTCAAATTGAGACATGGCGTCTAAAGCATTATGATGCTGAGAAAGGATGGACTGGAATAGAGCTCGGGCCATTATATGTAAGtaacttaaatttttatttattatatttcttactaataattaattaaatatattattaggaTAAAATGATGGAGTTAAGGGGTCAACATCCTCCAGAAGAACTGTCTGATAAAGAGATTATGGAGCGTGTACTTGGACGTGATTCGGTATACTTACGAGGGTGGGGGCGGTCTCCTAGTGTCACAACTTCTACTTCACATCGTGAAAATATTGTGGGTAATCAACCAACTTATGAAGAGTTAGTTGAACGACTTAATGATACAACTTCCCACCTTAATGCTACTAGCAAACAACTTAGTGTGGTTGTGGATATACTTCGTCATAACAATTTGTTGGcaccgcctccaccacctccaacagACCAAGCTTCAGATGCAAATTTAAGAGAGTCGCCATCTTTTTCAGTTCGAAagtcacaagatgattcttagtttatttacattaatttactaaggaatgaactttatgaagttttttttttattttggtagggATAACATtaaaatgataactttatgacttattttagtattgaacattataaagaattttaacattaaacattttattattgtatggtttttttctagtttatttctaatatagaacatttataaataactgttattatattttacctacacataaccattaaatttgaacaaaatataaattgtgtaacagaccaataaaataatgctatgtgggctaataaaatgacaccacttaggatgccacatatgatgccacgtcatcaggCACGTAGGATGCCATgcatcaaacacgtcatctgatgactcatcaattgatttataacttagtggggtccactgattcttttacctaccagtgtt
It encodes the following:
- the LOC133818752 gene encoding uncharacterized protein LOC133818752, which gives rise to MVLTSPTGQIETWRLKHYDAEKGWTGIELGPLYDKMMELRGQHPPEELSDKEIMERVLGRDSVYLRGWGRSPSVTTSTSHRENIVGNQPTYEELVERLNDTTSHLNATSKQLSVVVDILRHNNLLAPPPPPPTDQASDANLRESPSFSVRKSQDDS